The DNA sequence gtttttaaaaaacaccttctgtCTTCATCTGATCCTTCTATAAATGTATTTCCCAATGCATCCATCAACATCTGAATTCCTTATGATCTCTTCTTGCCATATAAACAACTCTTATCTGAAAAGTCTGCTCAAAATACTGCTTGATTTTAAAATACACAGGGAGAATATtagtttttctctttctgttcaCTTAGTTTCTAGCTCGGGTGTCTACTGCTTCCCAAATAGGGGGCTTATAAAAGTAGTGCTGCGATTCTCATTTATTTGTATAATCTTTACAGCTTAACCTTCTATAAAAACACCAAATATGATGAAGTATGACTCAAGTCATCATAACTGGCAATTGTTTATTAACTCCCCCTCCTTTCTTATTTGTCTTTACTCATTGCAGTGTCTCTCTCTCAGTATCCTGTGTGGTACCACAACAAAGGCATTTGTCTGTTTATCTCTGCACCAGCTGTAATGCTAATCCAACTTCAGTTTTGAGCATAAAGCCACAAAAAAGCACTTTAAACTCTTTGTTTATAAGGTTAGATCTTTTGGGTTCCCCAAAGCTGTTCAGGGTTAGATGAGCCATGGCCCAAAGGAATCAGTGGTATTGGAAGGTTAGAGTTGGAGGTCAGCATAGCCAGAGAGCAACCACACTGTATTGACACACTGTAATTAGCAGGAAAATACATGGAAAGCCAAAGCAATTCCAGGCAGTGTCTAAGAGCTACTTCTGTCCAAAAATCTCAGATAAACATTCCTTCCATTACAAACTGAACTGCTTGCTTATGTAAAGTTCAAGAAATATTAAGAGACAACAAGGAAATGTGTTTAAGTCTTCTTAACCAGTATTTTCTGTATGTCTATCAATCAAATAATTTTCACTGATCTTTTCTCCACTCTGTATCTGCAGACTCTTCAGACAGAGAACTCTTCAGAAGTGAGTACTACTCAATATCTGGGAAATAGTTTGTGACATTGTGGACACTAAAAATTGCCCTATATGGAGATTCCTTAAGTATATGTAAAAATATAAGATGCGTACCAATATGTCAATTAAATTGTTGGCCACTTTTAGTACTCCCGTTAGACTTCCAATATAAACCAGCAGTCAAATGTAGAACAGGAGAGGTAGAAGATAAAGAAGTCTAATTTTGTCATATAGAACAGAAATTTTCTTATGGCATCTTCAGTATGgaagacatttatttttctaaagatCCTTAAAACCAAAGGAGCTAAGTAACCAGACAGTAcggaagaagagaaaaattacaTCTAATCAAGTAAACCTAGCTTAGTGCAAGCTCCACTGATGATGCCATTTTTGAATGCTCGTAAGAAACAAGCAGCAGATTCCTGTTTAGCATATCACCTGAAGGTAAATAAATTCATAAGTCTTTCTTTATGCATAATAAGGACACAACCTGCTGTGTATACCGACATGCTCAGAAAAGGGTTCACTAATTTAATTAACTTATAACCGAACTTCACCCACAGTGCAGTACTTCTGAAAAGAAATCTAAATGTAGAAAAAACTAGCACCGTCAGGGCAGAGGCATTAGGCTATACAGTGAACAGAACTCAACCACGATCTCTGGATGATTCCACAAGGTAAGACAGCAATTCCATTGATTGTTTTTCAAACAGACTCAGGAATGGCTAAGCCTACCCTGTCTGTGTGCTCTGGCCTGAAAACACCTCACCTTTGAAAAACATTCCATGGCAGGTCCCTATTTTAACACAGCAGTTCCCATACCAGGGAATGCAGGCAGGCAGTGCAGCAATATGGTACAACATGGCAATTGATGCAGCGTCATCAGTTCCCGTGTTTTTACAGCAACTCTTCTTCTACACAACGTTGTTCAGATCCCCCCAGGTTTTGATGTCATGTAACTAGAAGATATCAATCCTTCCTTAAAAAAGAAACCCTATGTGTCTTGTTTTTGTTgtcacagaaaaatgaaaagcagcaagtgttgtggtgtgttgcaatatcctgttttaccttctcccttccccctcgcccctcgctgagtgtgccctgtcaatcaggctaacataccagcaaggcgtcgtgtgataggtgtccctagtaccttgagaccctgccccttcacctggttggtgactcacctgtcccctccccttcccctgtcctgagcttaaaatgtgaatgagaccatgtggcgccattctgttatcagcagtagcccagtgcagacgtatctgtgctcatggaataaacatctggctaccttctagcagaatccgctcccttctcttcaccatcgccagaagctgtcccctgaggtaaacggagtcctgtcttgtgccccgctgcactctgccgccagccaaggtatctttgaggtataacaccgcagagctgcctgtggcccagcagcgaaggtcagaactggcctaggcaccatctaactggttatattgggatacatattccaatataagcaaggaaaatataaaccctaaaactttcaaaaaaaagagcaattacatttttaaatctAAGatttagtggggtttttttctaatattttgtTCACATCTGTAAATTCTGGGGATTTGGCAAAGGCTGGGACAGAGAACTTGAACATTTACTAAAGAGCATCAGTCTACTGCCACCAAAGGCACGGCCAATGAATCAGCCAGTTATTTCCCTCCCTGGTGTCTGTGCTCTCCAAAGCTCTTTCACAGTCAATATCCAGGCTGATTACATAAACTCCTTTCAGTCTTCAAACAAACAGGTTTATGAGAGCATGAGACACCCCTTGAAGCCCACTCATGAAAGCCTGAGCACAGCGCACCGATGACAGGCAGAGGATTCGcgccccccaaagccccagcgGGACTCGCAAGCCCGAGACCCCGACCGGGCTGCTCAGCACAAGCTGAGATTCACCTcggccctgctgccccagccagccctgcatgGCTGCACAGACAGCGGGCACCTCCCTCTTCTAAACGCAATCAACAAATCCTGACGTTTTCTTGTAAACAAAACATGCAGTCTCAAGTTTCCGTGCACGCCGCTCCTCCAGCCCGCTGGCTGCGGGGCCTGGGGCAGGCTCCCGGCCCGGAGGCCCCTGCCGCCCCGGGCGCGCCCGAGCCCCGCCGGACGAGGCTCCTGCACTCGGGGGCCCAGGGCTGCGGCAGCCGGGAGGCTCCAGCCCGGCATCCCCGGCCGCCTCGGGGCGACAGACGGGCAGGAAATCCCGGCTTGCGGCATCTCCGGCGCCTCTCCCTCCGCCCCGGGCGTGCCCGGGCCGAGCCCCGCCGGCAGCAGACAGGCCCAGCGCCGCGGCCGCACTCACCGCCGCCCGCTCGCTGAGCCCGCCGGTCCCGATTCCCCACGGCCGCTACAAGGAagcggcggccgggccgggccgggccgggccgggcaccCGGCGGGAACTACCGGCCCCAGCAGTCCGCGGGCCCGCGTTCCCCTGGGAGCGGCCGCGCCCGCCCCGGGAAGCAGCGCCGTGTGTGGGCTCCGTGTGCCGACAGCCCGTGTTGAgcacaaaatccccaaaataccGCGGAAATGGTGCACGCCTGGTGCTTGACTCATGTTTTGAGACGCAGAAAAGCGTGTCTGTGTGGGTTTCAGAAGTGAACTGCAGCGCGATTCCATAGGATTTATTCAAGCTGTGTTAAATAATTGTGATAGGATCTAATCACAGTAATTGTGATAGGATCTAATTgatctgttttgtttcttttattttctcagccACAATATGGCCCAGTCAACAGACAGAATGTCCCTGCAGATGGTATCCACCGTCAGTAACTCATCCTTGCTTCAGCCGGGCTTCTCTCTCCTGAATTTTGAGGggcatgttttcttttttggtcaGAAAGGATGGCCAAAGAGATCCTGCCCCACTGGTGTTTTCCTTCTCGATATAAAGCAGAATGAGCTCAAAATGAAACCTGTCTTCTTCTCCAAAGACTCATGTTACCTTCCCCCTCTCCGCTACCCTGCTCTTTGCTCGCTCAGAAGCGATGCAAGGGCTGATGAGTACCAGTACATCATCCATGGTGGTAAAACACCTAACAATGACCTTTCTGATAAGATTTACTTTATAAGTTTGGTTAGCAAAACTAGCAAGAAAATGACATTCCAATGCATTGAGAAGGACCTGGGTGGAGATGTGCCTGAAGCTAGATATGGGCATACAATTAATGTAGTTCACAGCCGGGGGAAAAGCATGAGTGTTCTCTTTGGAGGGAGGTCATATACTCCTCTTGCACAGAGAACCACTGAAACATGGAACAGTGTAGTCGACTGTTTGCCATCTGTGTTTCTCATTGATTTTGAGTTTGGATGCTGTACATCATACATGCTTCCAGAGCTTCAAGATGGACTTTCTTTCCACGTTTCAATTGCCAAAGATGATACAATCTACATCTTGGGAGGCCATTCACTTCAAAATAACACCAGGCCCCCCAACTTGTACAAGCTAAAAATTGATCTGCCCCTGGGCAGCCCGGCTGTGACCTGCACCGTCCTGTCAGGGGGGATATCAGTGTCAAGTGCTATAGTGACCCAGATCAGTGACACTGAATTTGTCCTTGTTGGTGGCTACCTCTCAGACAACCAGAAACGGCTGGCATGTAACACCATAGTTCTGGAGGATAATAAGATAGAGATTGTTGAAAATGTGGGCCCAGAGTGGACACCAGATATTAAACACTGCAGAATGTGGTTTGGCTGTGATATGGGTGAAGGGTCTGTTTTGCTGGGCATTCCAGGGGCCAACAAACAAATAATCCCAGATGCAAACTACTTCTACATTTTGAGATGCAAAGGAGCAGAAGAGGACAAGGAAGAAGAAGTGATGACACAAACTTGCAGTCAGACATCAAGTGAAGACCCTGGAGACTCCACTCCATTTGAAGATTCGGAGGAGTTTTGTTTTAGTGCTGAAGCCAATAGCTTTGATGCTGACGATGCTGATATTTACAATGAAGATGACGAAGAAGATGAGTCAGAAACAGGCTACTGGATCACCTGCTGTGCCAGTTGCAATATTGACATCAACACCTGGGTCCCTTTCTATTCAACAGAGCTCAACAAGCCTGCAATGATCCTGTGCTCCAGTGGGGCTGGCCACTGGGTCCACGCACAGTGTATGGATCTCTCAGAGACCATGCTTCTACGTCTCTCAGAAGCAAATGTCAAGTATTTCTGCAACAAGCACATTGACCTTAATAAAGGGCTACAAACTCCCCAAAAGGTGGCGTGCCTGAAAAAGCCACCCATGAAACCACTGCGCAAAAAGAAACCCATGAAGTTATCAACATCAGCGAAAAAGTCCTTCCTTCGGAGACTCTTTGAATAGATTTACACTGCTGATTTGTATTCACCTGGGAGGAAATGAAATCACAGGCAAAGGCAACAATGGTTGAAGCAATGTGGGTTATTGGAGCTTGAAGAGATCGTCTTATTTCAGTTATCTCAATGTTTTTGTTACATTTCAAAGCACATGAAATTTTTCTGTCTCTTATGTGTATTTTTGTAGTACCCAGACAGGGACCCCCATCTTGAAGAGCACTGTGCAAACACACAGCCAGACACTGGTAAACTGTGTGCTGAATTTTGTGCTATAACTGAATTTTATGCTATAACTTACTCCCCAGTAAGTTTAATGGAATTGCTGGTAGGGTAGGACATTGTCCCATGTAGTCAGTGCTGTTACCATCTGTCCCTTAAGAACATTATATTgcccatttaaattttttatcttAGTCAGTAGTTCTAGAAATATTTGACCTAATTTATAGCTGCATTACTCTAGTTTTATGTTGgtgtaatgaaataaaatgagacTAATTATTCTGGTTTTAAACAAAAGTAGTGGTTTTAAGTCTCTTGTGtcagaaataatgaaatattcaGATACTGAGGGTCAGTTTTCTTCAGGGACTTCCATTATGGAAGGCTTACATATGGAGCATTTAATTCTggataattaattttttattttgagagtTATGGAATGATTATATGTCAGTTTTGGCTACTGTTGAGGAATATCATccaaaagtaaaaattaaattgctttttttaaacTACTGTGTTCATCAACTGCTCTTtatgtttgtattttttaaaatttagtaaGATAATAAAGTTTATAATGAAAATtactgtggtttttttcatgtATTCATGGGTAAATCAAATGCTGTAAATACTGAAGTTTACAAAAGGACAGCAAATATGCTTGGGAGGTCCATACGAGGCCTGATGAGGGATCTAGCTTGACAGCCACCCCATGCTGTGAGCTCCCATTGACTTCAGAAAAAATTCCTTCTGATGAGCAGGACTTTTATCCAGGACTCCAGGTCCTTCACTGCCCATTTCTTTCTCAGCTTTCCCAGGGTGACTGTGTAGAGTGTGAAAGCTTAGAAGTGCAAACTGTAGCTCAGAGGGATTCATTGAGCCAGTGGAGCATTGTGAGGGTAGAAACAAATGCAGTTGGCTTCTCAAAACATGAGGAGAAGATTGGATTCAGATTGGAAAGGACAGTGTCAAGGTTGAATAGCCCAAGAGTTTACTAAGATTTTTGTGGATTCTTTTATTGGCTATTTGTGAAGCCTCATCATTCTTGacgttattttttatttttgtttctgctcTAAACAGCTTTTCAGAAAATCAATACCAGCAGCTCAACATTTGTGAGCCAACAATAATAGCTCAGTATTCACAGTCCAACTCTCATGCTGGATCCCtgaataataaagaaaaacaggagCAGCTGTCAGCTATTTGATCACTATGTGCAGACCCTGAGCAGCCACTCCTTTACAAAGCAGTGTGTGGAGCACAGAATTCCTGTCAACACAAGACTTGTCTGCACAGTACTCCCCTTAAAACCTTAGCACCCCAAGTGAACAGCAAAGAAGAGTAAAGGGCAACTGTACAAAGTTTTCTTTTACAAACTTTTTATGTGCTGAGGGTCCTTAAAGTTTGGATTGAGCTTCTGAAGGGGAAGTATATCACCCTGACTGCCCTCTCTACAGCCTGTATATGGGTATAAATTCATGGATTTCAATGCcagcttcccttttcctttgttATGTTAGTTTATGTAAGCTCAGAGTATGTAGTGCTATATGTTTTTCTAAAGAGTAAGTTAATATCATGCAAAGTCCCTTCAAACTGATGAAATTAAATAGTCAATGTCCCCTTTTCAAGGTTAGTCATAGGTCTTAGAGAGCTGAATTGTCATTAAAAGATATCTTCATCATGCACTTATTTACatcaaccaaaaaaatccacaccTACATTAAAGCCACATCATCTCAACACCAACAAAAAGGGGCAATATACtcacacaaaaaaacctcccCCCTTGCCACTTTGCCATTTTGCAGCACCAAAGAGATCCCCACAATTGCTGGGCTGCCCATAATTATTGAATTCCCTGGCAATACCCAGTCTGAGATTTTGCCTGTTACCTCTCTCAGTTACTGTCATTACCTTAAGTTCCTTGGACAGCACACTGTATGACAAATTTGTCTGCTAGTGcagacaaataaaaaaaattgaaatattttgtgaTGGGAAAGCTCAACACTGGCCTAGCAGAAGTGACATGTGGCCTGAGATAAAGCCTTGTGGCTCAGGCACTGGTGGTGTGGTTGCAGCATGCTGGGAGCAACTCTGAATTTCCAGAACtgactcctgcagctgcagtgacTCCCTGAATCCCTGGGAGCACAAGCACACATTGTGGTTCTTACCTGAGCTGTTGTTCCTTACTTAACACTGTAGCTATGAAAAAAGCAATTCACAGTCAGACTTTATGTTATACCTCACTGGGCCCATAACATAAGTGTACCGTGTATTTgagctggttttttttaaatgtatggTTTATTTGAGTAGGAGGGGAAAATTGCTTGTTTAAAGCATGTCCCAGCTTCACAGTGAAAGGCTGTACCAGCAGCATTAAATCACATCTCAGAGGCTGTAGCTACTGCAGGTGAAAGAAGTtgtaagtaaaacagaaaatatttgaaaggaCTTGAACATAAAGAGATACGCAAACTTCAGCCTGTGAAGAAGACACTTGACATAGCACTCAAGACTGCAGAAAGCACCTAATTTCCTGAGCCAGGTACTCCAAAAGCATTCATTGTCTTCAAAACCAGCTAATCAATACAAGACGTTTCTTGCTCAGGCAGGTTAGAATTAACAGATAAGATGAAGTAGATTTAAGTGCAGAAGTAAATCTCTATTGTATCTGCATCCAATTGACCCGTGTGTTTTGTAACCACAGTAAGCAGCatcatggttcccagacacattTTAGTAACACTGTATTGCTATTATCAGCTTCTATGAGGAGAATATATGGATTTTACTGCTATTGAAAGGTGCTTGGACCTTGAAGTACCTGATTAATTTACAGGAAAAGCACAGCACAAACTTTACTGGTAGCACTAAAGCATGTGTTGTCGTTCAGAGTGACTCATTGCACCAATGGACCTTTGAAAGGAGTGGAAATAATGCAAGTGGGAGccaaaagcagaaggaaaatattGAATTCAGATTGAAAAGGAATTTGTTATTTACTGCTGAACCCTATGTAATAAAGACAGAAGGACTGGCTTACTTCTTTTTCATGATTGGTGGCTTCAGTTCCCtctgtattttatttcctaCCCTATTCCATTTCAAACATGACTAACTTTTGGGAAAGGCTTGAGCCTTTGAAAATCAAACTCCAGTTTGTTGTCTCTACATTGAAAACTGTGGCACTGTGGAGCACAtttttgctttggaaaaaaggcaaaagaataACCTCATAAACTCTGCAGTTTCTCAATACATAAACATGTACAGGAAGAACTGGGCTCTGGCCATTCCACAGATGTGCAGGACACCTTTGTAGAGATGGTGGTTACTTGTCCACTTGCTCAGAATGcccatctccagagcaggagtATTAAAAATGCACCTCTTGACCTGTCTCCTGatgtgtccggtttatctcggctgtttgaggggcctgaaaaggcccggggtggccttggggcagcccgcgtatcgaaggacgagaagaggcttcagttcttcttttggtttttatgtttattaattgtttatctaaaagatgttctttcagccgaacagagatctgctcagcagtcagccatgggcacactgtgccgtcccctggaccgccacgtatctttatacccccagttacgtatacaatatttatcatttttccccaataccatctattcttataactcggtgtactcttagtaataaccaatccaggagtgccaccgtggccaaagaagatggaggagaagaagaaacagaagaaggacaggacacgccccaattcctccatcttactcctctaaacccccctgtacataaatcctaaaccttgtgtctcactctctaattaactaatcccttcaccattcaccctgtgaagccctcatccttgtcgtctcctgtgtagggttaaagtccagctaccagacacttctggcaacattccaggactcccgagccccccaaggtggtctcggaggctcagcatcttaggactgagatcttgagatccgacatctcccccttctgtttgcaccaagagaccctcttttacaatccgattcatggcatctgggacgacatggatgaggactaggagaaTTATTACAACATAAAATcctaaactattaaaacataaaatcctacccttaaaattcctctccaaatgggagaaatgtcaaagaaatctgcccttaaaattcctctccaaatgggagagatgtcaaagaaatctaccagctgatcaatatatgatcctttgtcagttttccctgtaataggtaaatttaccccattgcctattgcaattcaagatcccaaggagaaaacccccagagtctttcgtccttatacagaaatattcaagaccccaaagagaaaacccccagagtctttccgtttctcttgtttctcttctgagttgtcctttgcagtctgagtcccgacttttgtctgagtatttgtttcttcttatatcttgttgaggaaaatcgcTGCATAGTTGCAGACTCGTTACGAGATGATGCTGTAGCTCTGCTGAACCGATCCGGCATGTCGTGCACTCAGGGGTTACCTggtttttgattcaactgacagTAGGGTTAGAACACACAAGCTtccccaggaggggagaggcttggaCTCCACGAGGGttttttaccaaaggcaccaagtctggagagggcccctcctggcctgagacgtcaccgggggtctggcccgcccccgcccgcgctctgcgcatgcgtgctttccgagccgctccctgtctctcccgaggtaatttttccctctccctttttgttccgcctctgaattttcccccctcggtctgcccctgactctgtctcctcctcctccgacgctgtgtgtgtgtggcccttTGTCGGTGTGTGCCGCCTGCCCCCGCCGGCACCCGTGCCGGCCGCGTTCGCACCGGGTTTTTTGCGTCACAACCGCGCGCCTCCTGCGTCTCACGGCAGCCTTTCTGGGATTGCGCAATTTCCCTAATTTCGCTGCATGGGTCAGACGCCCTGGCGTTGGTTTGTGATTCTGCCCCGGGTTCTTGCGAGTTTTGCCCGCCGCGCgcgtttctgctaccttgccggcccccggggcggctgcaccccccggccctgagcttagcaaagccatatctgaacacgcgtctcttgttttttcttcagccgcgctccccgcctgctccgccgctgCCTGGCTGCCGCGAGAAAGCGCCTCACCCGATCCCTCTTTCtcccccccctgctccccctctgctcctgagtcctccatgctctctgga is a window from the Zonotrichia albicollis isolate bZonAlb1 chromosome 6, bZonAlb1.hap1, whole genome shotgun sequence genome containing:
- the RAG2 gene encoding V(D)J recombination-activating protein 2, giving the protein MAQSTDRMSLQMVSTVSNSSLLQPGFSLLNFEGHVFFFGQKGWPKRSCPTGVFLLDIKQNELKMKPVFFSKDSCYLPPLRYPALCSLRSDARADEYQYIIHGGKTPNNDLSDKIYFISLVSKTSKKMTFQCIEKDLGGDVPEARYGHTINVVHSRGKSMSVLFGGRSYTPLAQRTTETWNSVVDCLPSVFLIDFEFGCCTSYMLPELQDGLSFHVSIAKDDTIYILGGHSLQNNTRPPNLYKLKIDLPLGSPAVTCTVLSGGISVSSAIVTQISDTEFVLVGGYLSDNQKRLACNTIVLEDNKIEIVENVGPEWTPDIKHCRMWFGCDMGEGSVLLGIPGANKQIIPDANYFYILRCKGAEEDKEEEVMTQTCSQTSSEDPGDSTPFEDSEEFCFSAEANSFDADDADIYNEDDEEDESETGYWITCCASCNIDINTWVPFYSTELNKPAMILCSSGAGHWVHAQCMDLSETMLLRLSEANVKYFCNKHIDLNKGLQTPQKVACLKKPPMKPLRKKKPMKLSTSAKKSFLRRLFE